The Gemmatimonadales bacterium genome window below encodes:
- a CDS encoding threonine synthase, with the protein MTDSLARPSEGIDWTLECLACGATSTAEGLPTVCICGQPWLVRYPHRRPGIKQRAEVRRRHGMWRFRDFLPLRPFEEPVSLGEGDTPLLRLHRTAARIGVPNLWLKDEGANPTGSFKARGLSAAITRATAAGARRFTLPTAGNAGVAASAYSARAGAEVRVFAPDTTPRTILSQIETFGGTLVLLKGHIGDCGKASRAWAAESGAFDLSTLREPYRIEGKKTLGLELALQMAWKMPDVILYPTGGGTGLIGMWKAFHELKEHGWVEGELPRFYSVQSTGCAPIVKAFAEGADRAEVWADPWTIASGLRVPGALGDRLMLRALRETGGGALAIDDAVLAEAAATVSREEGVDVSPEGGAALAAVEELVGRGEVDRGETVVVFNTGAGWLYRNPAELRGEG; encoded by the coding sequence CTGCGGGCAGCCCTGGCTGGTGCGCTACCCGCACCGGCGGCCGGGCATCAAGCAGCGGGCGGAAGTCAGGCGGCGCCACGGCATGTGGCGGTTTCGCGACTTCCTGCCGCTGCGCCCGTTCGAGGAGCCGGTGTCGCTCGGGGAAGGGGACACGCCACTCCTTCGCCTGCACCGCACCGCGGCACGAATCGGCGTGCCGAACCTGTGGCTCAAGGACGAAGGTGCCAATCCCACCGGGTCGTTCAAGGCCCGCGGGCTGAGCGCGGCGATCACCAGGGCCACCGCGGCCGGCGCGCGCCGCTTCACGCTCCCCACCGCAGGCAACGCCGGCGTGGCCGCATCGGCCTACAGCGCACGCGCGGGCGCCGAAGTGCGGGTCTTTGCGCCCGATACAACGCCGCGCACCATCCTCTCCCAGATCGAGACATTTGGCGGGACACTCGTCCTGCTGAAGGGACACATCGGCGATTGCGGCAAGGCAAGCCGGGCCTGGGCCGCGGAATCTGGGGCGTTTGACCTGTCCACCCTGCGGGAGCCCTACCGGATCGAGGGCAAAAAGACCCTGGGACTGGAACTGGCCCTGCAGATGGCCTGGAAGATGCCCGATGTCATCCTGTACCCGACAGGTGGCGGGACCGGGCTGATCGGGATGTGGAAGGCCTTCCACGAGTTGAAGGAGCATGGCTGGGTGGAAGGCGAGCTGCCGCGGTTCTATTCTGTCCAGTCGACTGGCTGTGCCCCGATCGTCAAGGCGTTTGCGGAAGGGGCCGATCGTGCGGAGGTGTGGGCCGATCCTTGGACGATCGCCAGCGGCTTGCGCGTCCCGGGGGCCCTGGGGGACCGGCTGATGTTGCGGGCGCTGCGGGAGACGGGTGGCGGGGCTCTGGCCATCGACGACGCCGTCCTGGCGGAGGCGGCCGCGACCGTGTCCCGGGAGGAAGGTGTCGATGTCTCCCCAGAGGGCGGGGCGGCCCTCGCGGCGGTCGAAGAACTGGTGGGTCGTGGGGAGGTGGATCGGGGCGAGACGGTGGTGGTGTTCAACACCGGGGCGGGATGGCTGTACCGAAACCCGGCGGAATTGCGGGGAGAGGGCTGA
- the larC gene encoding nickel pincer cofactor biosynthesis protein LarC, whose amino-acid sequence MPDSRFAILDPSSGISGDMLLGALIDLGADEGWLQGLPARLGCPDVRVEIARVDRAGIEARHVTIRLPDGSVEAPATPVVHAHGHGAHSHHHGEAHGQVPHRHVGELLELIERAPLSGWVKDRALRAFRLLGEAEGRIHGVAATEVALHEVGALDALVDIVGGIEGFEQLGITRIYRRPVSVGEGWVRATHGVLSVPAPVTGLLLEGIEIGPNGPVTGEATTPTGAVLLRVLSEGPPPARWRPTASGWGAGGRNPAAYPNVLRVLIGEPAGEANEVVVTATDLDDFTPEYLEPVRVALFAEGALDVQVWSTMAKKGRASLRIEVLSEAAVAGAIAEVLFRHTTTGGVRRWVADRTTLPRREFAVTTRDGAAVRVKVLDAPGGARVKAEYDDVIVAAREAGRSAADVVREVEQQAVDRMAREVASPLTDN is encoded by the coding sequence ATGCCTGACAGCCGTTTTGCCATCCTTGATCCGTCGTCCGGAATCAGCGGCGACATGCTCCTGGGGGCGCTGATCGACCTGGGAGCGGACGAGGGATGGCTTCAGGGATTGCCAGCCCGGCTCGGCTGTCCCGACGTGCGAGTGGAGATTGCGCGGGTGGATCGGGCCGGAATCGAGGCTCGGCACGTCACCATCCGGCTGCCCGATGGTTCCGTGGAAGCGCCGGCGACGCCCGTTGTGCACGCCCACGGGCACGGTGCTCATTCGCATCACCATGGCGAGGCCCACGGGCAGGTGCCACACCGACATGTCGGCGAACTGCTCGAGCTGATCGAGCGGGCCCCGTTGTCGGGCTGGGTGAAGGATCGCGCGCTCCGGGCGTTCCGGCTCCTGGGTGAGGCGGAGGGGCGCATTCATGGAGTCGCTGCCACCGAGGTCGCCCTGCATGAGGTTGGGGCCTTGGACGCGCTCGTGGACATCGTGGGGGGTATCGAGGGGTTCGAGCAGTTGGGGATCACGCGGATATACCGCCGCCCAGTCTCGGTGGGAGAGGGCTGGGTCCGCGCCACCCACGGGGTGCTCTCGGTGCCGGCCCCGGTGACGGGGCTCCTGCTCGAGGGGATCGAGATCGGCCCCAACGGCCCAGTCACCGGCGAGGCGACGACGCCCACCGGCGCCGTGCTCCTCCGGGTGCTGAGCGAGGGCCCGCCGCCGGCCCGGTGGCGCCCGACGGCGAGCGGGTGGGGGGCGGGGGGTCGAAATCCCGCCGCGTATCCGAACGTGCTCCGGGTGTTGATCGGTGAGCCGGCTGGGGAAGCGAACGAGGTCGTGGTCACGGCGACCGACCTGGACGACTTTACGCCGGAGTACCTCGAGCCGGTTCGGGTGGCGCTGTTTGCCGAGGGCGCCCTGGATGTGCAGGTCTGGAGCACCATGGCCAAGAAGGGTCGGGCCAGTCTTCGGATCGAAGTGCTCAGCGAGGCGGCCGTGGCTGGAGCCATCGCGGAGGTACTCTTCCGGCACACCACCACGGGTGGGGTCCGGCGATGGGTGGCCGACCGCACCACGCTGCCGCGCCGCGAATTTGCGGTCACGACGCGGGACGGTGCCGCGGTCCGCGTCAAGGTGCTCGACGCGCCAGGCGGGGCGCGGGTGAAGGCCGAGTACGATGACGTCATCGTGGCCGCCCGGGAGGCCGGACGATCGGCGGCGGACGTGGTGCGGGAAGTGGAACAACAGGCTGTAGATCGGATGGCGCGCGAAGTGGCGTCGCCCTTGACAGACAACTAA
- a CDS encoding tetratricopeptide repeat protein, whose amino-acid sequence MQKVLVALAAVAVSAGNLVAQTPEPQVNLRVQRAQPTQWSVPDCGLDKGNFLISSSATYLSSGLSTSDSEKKERLFTNARNVAIEGIEKGQAGASGAWYYLGRAYLQLGDLQGADTALARAQSLAPACADNIQLLRRNTWVALLNAGNTFMKDENKDSAEVLFRQANEIYQGEPNAYTGLAVLFNAEGQADSSIAYFRKAVAASGDKPKDAEARDMAQYNLSALLSNEGRWKEAVPAWQQYLAWKPDDIDGKKAYARALRADGQPDAAAEIERDLISGSGADVPVADLMVAGVNFFNDKNYTEAAETFGRVVKRQPWNRDALFNMGNSFLGAQDGPGVVKAASALYAIEPMNEKSVQLLAQGYQLEKDQKMIVKYFTELEAMPFNLDIEQLLLQSGGAKVVGTATGRAAKQIDTKPIAPHPVTLVFEFLDAQMNVVATSERIVPALGVGETSVVEAEGLGSGIVGWRYHAKK is encoded by the coding sequence ATGCAGAAGGTCCTCGTAGCATTGGCGGCCGTCGCGGTCTCGGCGGGCAACCTGGTGGCCCAGACGCCGGAGCCGCAGGTCAATCTCCGCGTGCAGCGGGCGCAGCCCACGCAGTGGTCGGTGCCGGATTGCGGCCTCGACAAGGGCAACTTCCTGATCAGCAGCTCCGCGACGTACCTCAGCAGCGGTCTCTCCACGAGCGACAGCGAGAAGAAGGAGCGCCTCTTCACGAACGCCCGCAACGTGGCGATCGAGGGGATCGAGAAGGGCCAGGCCGGTGCGAGCGGGGCGTGGTACTACCTCGGGCGGGCCTACCTGCAACTCGGCGACCTCCAGGGCGCCGACACCGCGTTGGCGCGGGCGCAGTCGCTCGCTCCCGCGTGCGCCGACAACATCCAGCTGCTCCGGCGCAATACCTGGGTGGCGCTGTTGAATGCCGGGAATACCTTCATGAAGGACGAGAACAAGGATTCGGCCGAGGTCCTCTTCCGCCAGGCCAACGAGATCTACCAGGGTGAGCCGAACGCCTACACCGGCCTCGCCGTGCTGTTCAATGCCGAGGGGCAGGCGGACAGCTCAATCGCCTACTTCCGGAAGGCCGTGGCGGCGTCGGGGGACAAACCGAAGGATGCCGAGGCGCGGGACATGGCGCAGTACAACCTGTCGGCGCTGCTCAGCAACGAAGGCCGCTGGAAGGAAGCCGTGCCGGCGTGGCAGCAGTATCTCGCGTGGAAGCCGGATGACATCGACGGCAAGAAGGCGTACGCGCGCGCCCTGCGGGCCGACGGTCAGCCCGACGCGGCGGCGGAGATCGAGCGGGACCTGATCAGCGGGTCCGGAGCGGACGTTCCGGTTGCCGACCTGATGGTGGCCGGCGTGAATTTCTTCAACGACAAGAACTACACCGAGGCCGCCGAGACCTTCGGCCGGGTGGTCAAGCGCCAGCCGTGGAACCGGGATGCCCTGTTCAACATGGGGAATTCGTTCCTGGGCGCGCAGGACGGCCCGGGCGTCGTGAAGGCGGCGTCGGCACTCTACGCCATCGAGCCGATGAACGAGAAGAGCGTGCAGCTGCTGGCCCAGGGCTATCAGCTCGAGAAGGACCAGAAGATGATCGTGAAGTACTTCACCGAGCTCGAGGCGATGCCGTTCAACCTGGACATCGAGCAGCTGTTGCTGCAGTCCGGCGGCGCCAAGGTGGTCGGTACGGCGACGGGTCGGGCGGCCAAGCAGATCGACACGAAGCCGATTGCGCCGCACCCGGTCACCCTGGTGTTCGAGTTCCTCGATGCGCAGATGAACGTGGTGGCCACCAGCGAGCGGATCGTCCCGGCCCTCGGCGTGGGGGAGACGTCGGTGGTGGAGGCGGAGGGGCTGGGCAGCGGCATCGTGGGGTGGCGGTACCACGCCAAGAAGTAG